A genome region from Blautia coccoides includes the following:
- a CDS encoding CvpA family protein has protein sequence MKKKIAAGFAVVILAFLYYYFTLPAINIHESGFWFFLAAIVVVILAVYGIRKRFHSLGDVKENKVMKGGILVIAAIVVVYAIGSLLSSPIINANKYQQLATPEERDFTEDIEEISYNQIPLLDKDSAELLGNRKMGSMVDMVSQFEVSNIYSQINYQGQPYRVTPLVYASPIKWLTNQKEGIPAYIRIDMATQNTELVKLEKGIRYSESEYFNRNIYRHLRFNYPTYMFDQLSFEINDEGVPYWICPVKKFNIGLFGGQTIGKVVLCNAVTGETEEYKIEDCPQWVDRAYPADLLIQLYNYHGMLKNGFFNSILGQKGCLKTTDGYNYLALEDDVWVYTGITSVSGDRSNVGFVLMNQRTMETRYYSCAGAEEYSAMESAEGQVQNLKYTAAFPLLLNISGEPTYFMALKDGAGLVKKYAMVNIQKYQNVAIGDTVAECEKAYVKLLSANGISSEGGELTMETVSGKIKRVAQAVIDGNSHFYVVLENKDLVFDIPVTEYPEIVKYDVGDTLTIEYTEGEPVCTVISLQE, from the coding sequence ATGAAGAAAAAAATTGCAGCAGGTTTTGCTGTGGTGATCCTGGCATTCCTCTATTACTATTTTACGCTGCCGGCCATTAATATCCACGAGAGTGGTTTCTGGTTCTTCCTGGCAGCTATTGTAGTGGTGATCTTGGCAGTGTACGGAATCAGAAAACGCTTCCACAGTTTGGGGGATGTGAAAGAGAATAAAGTCATGAAAGGCGGAATTCTGGTGATCGCAGCCATCGTTGTTGTGTATGCCATCGGAAGCCTTCTTTCTTCCCCTATCATTAACGCCAACAAGTATCAGCAGCTTGCAACACCTGAAGAAAGGGATTTTACAGAAGATATTGAGGAGATCAGCTACAATCAGATTCCTCTTCTTGATAAAGATTCCGCGGAGCTTCTGGGAAACAGAAAGATGGGAAGCATGGTGGATATGGTTTCCCAGTTTGAGGTCAGCAACATCTATTCACAGATCAACTATCAGGGACAGCCTTACAGAGTGACGCCTCTTGTCTATGCCAGTCCCATTAAGTGGCTGACAAACCAGAAGGAAGGAATTCCGGCCTATATCCGGATTGACATGGCAACACAGAATACAGAGCTTGTGAAGCTGGAAAAAGGGATTAGATATTCCGAATCCGAATATTTCAACAGAAATATCTACAGGCATCTGCGGTTCAATTATCCAACCTACATGTTTGACCAGTTGAGCTTTGAGATCAACGACGAGGGAGTTCCCTATTGGATCTGTCCTGTTAAGAAGTTTAACATCGGTCTTTTTGGCGGCCAGACCATCGGAAAGGTGGTTCTCTGCAACGCTGTCACAGGCGAAACAGAAGAATACAAGATAGAGGACTGTCCCCAGTGGGTAGACCGTGCCTATCCGGCAGATCTTCTGATCCAGCTCTACAATTATCACGGAATGCTGAAAAACGGATTCTTCAACAGTATTCTGGGACAGAAGGGCTGTCTTAAGACAACAGACGGCTATAATTATCTGGCACTGGAGGATGACGTATGGGTATACACAGGCATCACCTCTGTCAGCGGCGACCGTTCCAACGTGGGATTTGTCCTGATGAACCAGCGTACCATGGAGACAAGATATTATTCCTGTGCCGGTGCTGAGGAGTATTCCGCTATGGAATCGGCAGAAGGGCAGGTACAGAACTTAAAATACACGGCAGCCTTCCCTCTGCTTTTGAACATTTCCGGAGAGCCAACATATTTTATGGCGCTGAAGGACGGCGCGGGCCTGGTGAAAAAATACGCCATGGTCAATATACAAAAGTATCAGAATGTGGCCATCGGAGATACTGTGGCAGAATGTGAGAAGGCCTATGTGAAGCTGCTGTCAGCAAATGGCATTTCCTCCGAAGGCGGAGAGCTTACGATGGAGACCGTATCCGGTAAGATCAAGCGTGTGGCACAGGCAGTCATTGACGGGAATTCCCACTTCTATGTGGTGCTGGAGAACAAGGATCTGGTATTTGACATACCGGTCACAGAGTATCCGGAGATCGTAAAATATGACGTGGGAGATACCCTTACCATTGAATATACCGAGGGTGAGCCGGTCTGCACGGTGATTTCCCTGCAGGAATAG
- the leuS gene encoding leucine--tRNA ligase, with product MAVPYNHKAIEQKWRKNWEEKPVNTDDGQKPKYYCLDMFPYPSGNGLHVGHWRGYVISDVWSRYKMMQGYYLIHPMGWDAFGLPAENYAIKMGVHPAKSTAQNVANIKKQINDIAAIYDWDREVNTTDPGFYKWTQWIFVKMFKEGLAYEKEFPINWCPSCKTGLANEEVVNGCCERCGSTVTKKNLRQWMLRITKYADRLLSDLDKLDWPEKVKKMQSDWIGKSYGAEVDFPVEGRDEKITVYTTRPDTLHGATFMVLAPEHKLAASLATPETKEAVEKYIYDASMKSNVDRLQDKEKTGVFTGTYAVNPLNGAKVPIWLSDYVLADYGTGAIMCVPAHDDRDFEFAVKFNIPIIQVIAKDGKEIENMTEAYTEASGTMINSGEWNGMESSVLKKEAPVMIEKMGIGKKTVNYKLRDWVFSRQRYWGEPIPIIHCPHCGNVPVPEDQLPLTLPEVESYEPTGTGESPLAAIDEWVNTTCPVCKAAAKRETNTMPQWAGSSWYFLRYVDNKNDEALVSKEKADKYLPVDMYIGGVEHAVLHLLYSRFYTKFLYDIGAIDFDEPFQKLFNQGMITGKNGIKMSKSKGNVVSPDDLVRDYGCDSLRLYELFVGPPELDAEWDDRGIDGVYRFLNRFWKLAMDSLEAGVSETKEMVKLRHKLVFDITQRLESFSLNTVISGFMEYNNKLIELAKKTGGIDKETIETFVKLLAPFAPHLTEEIWEAYGHGDSVFHTEWPKADEEAMKDDEIEVPVQINGKTRAVISISAEASKEEAIVAGKEAIADKLTGTIVKEIYVPRKIINIVQK from the coding sequence ATGGCAGTACCTTATAATCATAAGGCGATCGAACAGAAATGGAGAAAAAACTGGGAAGAAAAACCGGTGAACACAGATGACGGCCAAAAGCCAAAATACTACTGTCTGGATATGTTTCCGTATCCGTCAGGAAACGGTCTTCACGTAGGCCATTGGAGAGGTTATGTGATCTCTGATGTGTGGAGCCGCTATAAGATGATGCAGGGTTATTATCTGATCCACCCTATGGGATGGGATGCCTTCGGCCTTCCGGCTGAGAACTACGCTATCAAGATGGGGGTTCATCCCGCAAAATCCACAGCACAGAATGTGGCAAATATCAAAAAACAGATCAATGATATTGCAGCCATTTATGACTGGGACAGAGAAGTCAACACTACAGACCCGGGCTTCTACAAATGGACACAGTGGATTTTCGTAAAAATGTTCAAAGAGGGTCTTGCGTATGAGAAGGAGTTCCCCATCAACTGGTGTCCTTCCTGTAAGACTGGTCTTGCCAACGAGGAAGTAGTAAACGGATGCTGTGAGCGCTGCGGTTCCACTGTGACCAAGAAGAACCTGCGCCAGTGGATGCTCCGCATCACAAAATACGCAGACCGTCTGTTAAGTGATCTGGACAAGCTGGACTGGCCGGAGAAAGTGAAAAAGATGCAGTCTGACTGGATCGGAAAGTCCTACGGAGCTGAGGTGGATTTCCCAGTTGAGGGAAGAGATGAGAAGATCACGGTCTACACCACTAGACCGGATACCCTTCACGGCGCAACCTTTATGGTACTGGCACCGGAGCATAAGCTGGCCGCTTCTCTGGCAACACCGGAGACAAAGGAGGCTGTGGAGAAGTATATCTATGATGCTTCCATGAAGTCCAATGTAGACCGTCTCCAGGACAAGGAAAAGACAGGCGTGTTCACAGGAACTTACGCTGTCAATCCGTTAAACGGAGCGAAGGTTCCCATCTGGCTGTCCGACTATGTACTGGCTGACTACGGCACAGGTGCCATTATGTGCGTGCCTGCCCATGATGACCGTGACTTTGAGTTCGCTGTAAAATTCAATATTCCGATCATCCAGGTTATCGCCAAAGACGGAAAAGAGATTGAGAATATGACAGAGGCCTACACAGAGGCAAGCGGAACCATGATCAATTCCGGGGAATGGAACGGCATGGAGTCCTCTGTCCTGAAAAAAGAAGCGCCGGTCATGATCGAAAAAATGGGTATCGGCAAGAAAACCGTCAATTATAAACTGCGTGACTGGGTCTTCTCCCGTCAGCGTTACTGGGGAGAGCCGATCCCCATTATCCACTGCCCGCACTGTGGCAATGTTCCGGTTCCGGAAGACCAGCTTCCCCTGACACTGCCGGAGGTGGAATCCTATGAGCCTACAGGTACCGGTGAATCACCCCTTGCGGCCATTGACGAGTGGGTCAATACCACCTGTCCGGTCTGCAAAGCAGCGGCAAAGCGTGAGACGAATACCATGCCTCAGTGGGCAGGCTCCTCCTGGTATTTCCTCCGTTACGTGGATAATAAAAATGACGAAGCCCTTGTTTCAAAAGAAAAAGCAGATAAATATCTGCCGGTGGATATGTATATCGGCGGAGTAGAGCATGCGGTTCTCCATCTTCTGTACTCCCGTTTCTATACCAAGTTTTTATATGATATCGGGGCCATTGACTTTGATGAGCCGTTTCAGAAGCTGTTCAACCAGGGTATGATCACCGGAAAGAACGGTATTAAGATGAGCAAATCAAAAGGAAATGTGGTTTCTCCGGATGATCTGGTAAGAGATTACGGCTGTGACTCCCTGCGACTCTACGAACTGTTCGTAGGCCCGCCGGAACTGGATGCAGAGTGGGATGACAGAGGTATTGACGGTGTGTACCGTTTCCTGAACCGTTTCTGGAAGCTGGCTATGGACAGTCTGGAGGCAGGGGTATCTGAGACAAAAGAGATGGTGAAGCTTCGCCATAAGCTTGTCTTCGACATTACCCAGCGTCTGGAGAGCTTCAGCCTGAATACGGTTATCTCCGGATTCATGGAATACAACAATAAACTCATCGAGCTTGCCAAGAAGACAGGCGGCATTGACAAAGAGACCATAGAAACCTTCGTTAAGCTGCTGGCGCCTTTTGCGCCCCATCTGACAGAGGAGATATGGGAGGCATACGGACATGGAGATTCCGTATTCCATACCGAATGGCCAAAAGCAGATGAGGAGGCCATGAAGGATGATGAGATCGAAGTGCCGGTTCAGATCAACGGCAAGACGAGAGCTGTCATCAGCATCAGCGCGGAGGCATCCAAGGAGGAGGCTATCGTCGCAGGAAAAGAGGCAATTGCAGATAAACTGACTGGAACCATTGTAAAAGAGATCTATGTTCCTCGAAAGATAATCAATATAGTGCAAAAATAA